The nucleotide sequence AAAAGCCCAAGCTCAGCAACAGGCACCTCTGGCACAGACTCAGGCTAAAGGCTAATTCCAGACttgaatttctctttcttttctcttcttttcttattccacttttagattcatttttcttacatgtaagaaggaaggaaggaagtcAACAGTAGTTGTTGATATACAAAAAaactttttaagtttttgaatCTCAGTACCACCAGAGCCGGCgcgttttatatatatatatatatatatatgtttttctttttattttctttggttGTGTTAGAAATCTAGTCAAATTTGGTAAAATTCAAGATGTTTCCTTTTGTACGCGTGCGCGTGGCAGCGGCGACCTTGTCGtcgtttttgagaaaccgcggGTGCAAGATTGCGTTTTTGAACGCCACTCTGTTTGCATTCCATTCACAAGTAACGACTGCAGCCTTAGCCGGCACGAGCATGATCACAGCAAAACCCACCCGTCATTTGGTTATTAGAatattcctatatatatatatatatatatactctgtttcttttaatgggattttttcCTACTCAGTTTGATTTTAGTAAATCATTTtgtcttcttttattttattttatttgggcaATAGGGAGAATTCTTctatattctaatatatatatatatatatataattatagatcAAAATGattatagataattttattCTAGTCTTCTCTTTAATAAGAATAAACTTTAATCTTATTATGtatacttttatgttttatatttatcttttgtaatattagtacatatatattctAAACCTCCTTATCTTAGTTATGGTACTATTGCTGGcatatatttatagaaatttcTGGGTGGGTAAtgaaatgatatatatataatatatataaatatgaattgtgtatgtaaaattatgaattatatatatataaatgtaatgcTTTATTTGCATCATCGCCACGACTGAGCCAGCAAAAGACGTGAAACTGTAACTGAAGGTAAGCAAACGCGGACTCGTCTTCTTGGGGCCAATTTCGAAGATGCTTCTCGTCTCCTTCGTTCTCTTCACACATATAAAAAGGGTTTCCATCTCTCTCCCTTCCCACGCATTCATATCGCTAAATCCCAACACAATCCAACCCTAATAATGAACCGAGATCCGCCTTTCGCCGCCGCCGATGATTTGGACGGTGAGGACTACTCCGCCTCCGGCTGCTCTTGCTTCCGCCTGTTCTGCTTCGGTTCGGGCAGAGACGCCGTCGAAGGCCGGGGCTTGCTGCAACCGGGAGGCGAGCAGAAGGAGAGCCAGAGATGGGTGGCGACGAAGCTGAGAGAGGTGAAGGAGGCGTCGGAGATGGTCGCGGGGCCCAAGTGGAAAAACTTCATCAGGAGGATTAGCAAGTatttcaacaagaaatacagAAACCAGTTTCAGTACGATCCTCAAAGCTATGCTCTCAACTTCGACGACGGAGTTGGGGAAGACGACGACGATGGCTACATGTTTGGCTATTCTTCGAGGTTTTCCGCTCCTTTCTCCGGGGAACAACGGAGAGCAGCTGGGTTGTGATTATTATTGTTTGTTTGTATATATGTACACGCGTATGTTCTTCGATTGATTTGTTGCTGCTCATCTTTCTTTGGGATTCTTCTattatttcttgaaattgcatTCAATTAATTGTGCCTTTTCCCTATCCTGTGGAGAAGAATTTTGGGTTCCGTAGtggtttatttttctttcgTTTTTTTAGCCAATAGCGAATCTTCAAAAGCCTAGTTGGGTTCCAAgtcaaagagagaaagggatGATGTTGGAGCAATTTTTAGGTTTAGGTAAAggatattaattattatagtatttttagaaatatcGCCTCACAGCATATATTATTCTGTCACTGtcaaaagtaataataataagtgCCTTCCCGTCCCACAATGGGGCTGGGTCTGGGGCTGCGAAATATGGTTCGGTTCAGCCGACGGCGTCGTATAACCAGAGCTCTTCGTCGTACCCCTTATTTCTTGCGCAACACGTTAAAAACAATAACGTTAAAGCATTTCGAAGAGGCAGTAGCAGAGTAGAAACGAAGAAAACCATTCTCTCTATTCAGTGGAGAATCAACACGGGTTTACATGCCTAAGCGCGTCCGATTCACAGAGGCAAAATGCCAAAATCTTCGTTTCCAACTGCAATTTTCCTACGGTACGGTTTCCTGCAAAAATCCCAAATTCTCCTCGCACCACCCAACTAGGTTTATCTCGATTCCCCTCCGTCCGTTTGTTATTAACCTTTGTGAACGCATTACGAATTGTACATTACTGTTTACATATGCATGTGTGCGTATTTTATGTATGTATCtgcgtttatatatatatatatatatatgcccttGTTCTTGTTCGCGTTCACTTCCGCCCATGGGTTCGGTTGTATTTTGGAGATCGTCAAATTACTTGGGAATTTCAACCTAGAGCTCGCAAAATGGGTGGGTTTTGGGTATACTAGGGGGAAGTATTGCCGCTGTTCATGTGATATGTTGTCTGCTTATGTTTATATTGCCAAAAGGTGAAGTTCGTTTTTTTGTTGGATTTAGATTGCTTGGAATCTATTCCTATAGTTGGCCTTTGATTGATTCAGCCGCGTTATACCTATTCCTTTTAATCTTTACAATATATTAGCCGGCCCTAAATTTTCTATTACACTTTTGCTCTTTTATATGGTCCTAGAGTGCTGCTAAATTAGCAATAACTGTTTGATTGAGGGCGGCTCTGAAGTTTTTTGTGCGTTTGGCTTAGCTACATTTTGCTAAGATTTTTGTGGGTTTGATTACTCTTAGTAATTGTCATTTCTACGCGTTTAAAGCCCTTGATTGGCTTCGTTTGTGCACTCTTGTTATGTGGGACAAAGATAAAGGAATAGAATGATTATTTCCTCCCTTGTTGAATAGTTAAGTCAGGGCCGGACCTTCCATGAGACCTGTGAGGCAGCtgcctcagggcccatgaaaattaatcaatttgggggcccataaattgGAACCCCCTTTTTGGTGAGCCCAGTCGCCCAGCCCAACTGCCCACGATTTTCCCCTTCCCTTCGAAGCTTCGCGGTCTCCCCTGCCCTTCTCGCTCTCGCTTTCGTTGCCCTCTCTCGCTCAATCGCTCTGTAACTGCAAGTCCCTCCGTCCGTCGTCCTCATCCTCGCCTTGCGCCTCGCTTTCGCCGTCGGTCGGTGGCTCGCCCTTGCTCTTCGCTCTCGCCTTTCGCTGCCTCTCTCCTTTCGCTGCTCCATCGGTCCGTCAGATCGTCGCCCTCGCTTTCTCGCCTGTCGCCTTTTGCTGCGCCTACTCGGTCGGCGTCGGCGACTCGGCGGTCGCTCGCTAgcctcgccctcgtggccggtCACCGGTGGTCCGGTGGCTCGCtgcctcgctctcgcctctcagTCGACAGTCGCTCCAGCCTCGGAGCCTCCAGATTCAGTCAGCGTCGGCGACTCAGCGGTCCTTGAAGGCTGAAGCAGATCTGCTTTAGTGCTTCTCCAGAAGATCTACTTAGCTTATCTTCATTTCATTGCTTCAACTTTTTCAGCGGTTAGTTTTTCTTTCACGAATCATTTTCATTTCGTTTCGTTTGTGATACAttggagatttggattatttgatagCTTTGTGATACAttggagatttggattatttgatagCTTTGTGATACATTagagatttggattatttgatagCTGATTCATTTCGTTTCGTTTGTGATACAttggagatttggattatttgatagCTGATTCATTTCGTTTCATTTGTGATACTGATACAttggagatttggattatttgatagCTGCCTATgtgtctattttattgatgttggctAACTTGGCTTTATTGGTGGTGGCTGAATCtggtaaaataaaatttaattttattgttgtctttattttgtttatatacatGATAATTGTTTTATTCTTAGAAATTGTAATTAGAGTCTAGAGATGCTTGgttcattttattcttcttattattacaagttgagataaaaattaagtttaacattattattgcTTAAGTGTGTCGTGTgatgtcataatattttttttcttttgacttttgttaGGTTTAAGCAATAGTTACAAATCATGCCTCCTAAACATATGTCTGgagctcaaaaaagaaaaagaaaacagaggGAAGAAGTATTAGTTCAATATCAAGCcggtgatatgtttaaatactttaataGCAGCAAAGTAACACAGAGAGAAGAAATAGTTGAAAACTTGGGTGAAACTTCAATAGAGGAACAAGAAACTTGGAATGATAATGTCAATGATCAAGGAGACTTagttgatgaattgaatgaagacAAAGATGATCACGTTGATGTCAATGAATcaaatgagaaagaagaagacaatgttcaacataaagatttattgattaatttttatgatcCAGGGTGTTGGGATAAAATTGACCAAAATATGAGAGATTTGTTAGTACAGAGCGGTCCAAAAAGAGTTGATGGAATCTTGTTTCCTAAAGATAGTAGTGGTAGGCATTTTGAATTATCACAATATAAGCGAGTATTGCTCAATGGGGAAACAAATGACAGGAGATGGCTAGTATATTCAGTTCATTTGGACAAGGTTTTTTGCTTTTGCTGTAAGTTATTCAAGACTCAAAAAACAATGAGTAAAATTGGTCCGTTGGGAAATGAAGGATACAGAGATTGGCATAATATGGGTCGAGGCCTTAAAAATCATGAAGCAAGTAAGGAGCATATAGATTGCATGACTAGTTGGATTGAATTAGAAACAAGACTGAGTAAAAATAAGACAATTGATCAAAGTGTGCAGAttgaaatcaataaagaaagagaacacTGGAGACAAGTGTTGAAGAGGATAATAGCTGTTGTGCAAAGATTGgcaaaaaataatttggcattTCGAGGAGATTGTGAGAAGTTGTATGTAGAAAACAATGGTCTTTTTTTGCAAATGATTGAAATGATTGCTGAGTTTGATCCGATTATGAAGGAGCACATTCGACGTATTCAAGCACATGAGACTCATTATACATATTTGGgccctaaaattcaaaatgaattgatacaaatgTTGGCAAATGAGATAAAAAGTTCAATTCTTAGAAAAGTTAAgcaagcaaaatatttttcggTCATATTAGATTGTACGCCAGATGCTAGTCATGAGGAGCAAATGTCCATTGTAATACGATGTGTGGATTATTCAACAAACTCTGTAATGGTAGAAGAATATTGGGTAGAATTTTTAAAGGTTGATGATACATCAGGGCTTGGACTTTTTACTGAGCTTAAAAACATGTTGACCAATCTTGAGCTGGACATTGATGATATAAGAGGTCAGGGGTATGACAATGGGTCTAATATGAAAGGGAAGCATAAAGGTGTACAGACAAGATTACTTGAAATAAATCCGAGGGCTTTTTATACTCCATGTGgttgtcatagtcttaattTGACTTTATGTGATATGGCAAATTGTTGTTCTAAAGCTATGTCATTTTTTGGAGTGATATAACGCATCTATACATTGTTTTCTTCATCTACCAAGCgatggaaaattttcaaagatcatGTGAAAGGTCTTACACTTAAGCCATTGTCACAAACACGTTGGGAAAGTCATGTTGAAAGTGTGAGGCCTATAAAAGAGCAAATTGTACAAATAATAGATGCTTTATTTGATTTGGTAGATACTAGTGAAGATCCTAAAACAAAGAGCGAAGCTGAGTCCTTAGCAACACATGAACTTCagaattttgagtttttgctTGGCATGGTAATTTGGTACAAGTTGTTGCATGCAATCAACATTGTAAGTAAATTCCTTCAAGCTGAAAATATGGATATTGATGTTGCTATCAGTCTTTTAGAAGgacttcttttgtttcttgatgACTATAGAGAATCTGGGTTTGATAAGGCCATGGTTGAAGCGAAACAAATAGCAAATGAAATAGGAGTTGAAGCTGTATTTCGAGAAAAACGTATGATTCGAAGAAAGAAACAGTTTGATGAGGATGACAGTGATGAGATAACACAATCAGCAGAAGATTCttttagaataaattattttctcttcatAATTGATCGAGCTCGTTCTTCATTTCAAACtagatttgaacaatttaaaaaatatgaggaaaCATTTGGATTTCTGTTTAATTTGGAGAGGTTGAAGTGTGTTGATGATGATACTTTATTGGGGTCTTGtaagaatcttgaaaaatccttgACGCATAATGGTCATTCTGATATTGATGGAGATGATTTGTTTTTGGAGTTGACAATCTTGAAATACTCTTTAccgaaagaaacaaaaaaagcaaTTGATGTGGTGAACTATTTGAAGAGAATGGATGGGTGTTTCCCAAATGCTTGTGTAGCGTACAGAATTTTGTTAACTATACCAGTTACAGTTGCATCTGCAGAAAGAAGTTTCTCCAAGTTGAAGTTGATCAAGACTTATCTCCGCTCAACTATGTCACAAGATAGATTGAATGGATTGGCTATGTTgtctattgagaaaaaaatgttaaaacagcttgattatgtaaacttgattgatatttttgcctccaaaactgtaaggagagtagtttttaattgataatttagaaaattttcaattttattctttgatatggtataaatatttatttatttattttatattttattataaaaaaataaaatttaaatatactcTATGATTCGCGGGCCTATTTTTACATTTCGTCTCAGGGCCCCCAAATCTCAGGTACGGCACTGAGTTAAGTTATAGTAAAACAAGCATAAGgacattttatttatatgtatcaTGCCTCGTTGCATGTGAAAAACGCATTGCACATAGCCTTATCCTTATTTTATGAAGTTGTTTCCACAACTTCACCTCTGAAGCCCCTTCTAATCACAAAGAGCAACATTACGATTTCTACCATGACCAAGCTCAGAGACACGTGTGCACAATAAAAATTCTCTTGCCTCTACTCTGTATGATCTCATGAAAAATCAACCAATGCAAGAAGTAATTAGTTATATAATATTGgcatgtaattatttaaatgggaTTTGTTACATGATTCTAGATTGTCAATCATTTCTATTAAGCACCATATTTTTTGGGAAATGCTACACGAACAGAATTGTTAGACAACTTTGTGGACCATTTTAAGCgtaaattacaaatttgtccTTACTTTTCCACCCCAATTTTACTACCCTATTTCCGCTGTGGCTTCCTCACACTCTCACTCTCACCATTTCTGTTGCCCTCCAGCtcactctctctgtctctcccaCACTCTCACTCTCGCCGCCCTCCACCAGATCGATGAAGACCCCATTTCCGCCGCCTTCCACCAGATATTCACCTCCCTCCGTCAGCtcgctctctctgtctctctcactCTGACTCTCTCCCATACTCACTCTCGCACCGCCCCCTCCAAGTTGGCCACCGCCATATCCGCCCTCCATCGGCGATTCATCCGTTCCCTGTACATTTCACTTTTAATTTTGCACGAATGAGTTAAGATTGTCCTCCGCTTTGTCAGAAATTTAAAACTTTCCCGCATCAGATTGAAGAACACGGTATCGGTATGTTTGAAACTAAAAATTTTCCTACTGACAGAATATGAACGCACAGCTAATGACATTGCATTAGTGTTAGtatatataagaaatacaaaaaaGCATTGTCAATATATAAAGGAACAATAAAATGTCGAAGGCAAGGCAAAAATGTTTGTGGCTGAAAAGCAAAAGCATTTTGGTGGGTTCACATCCCATGCTAGGTTGTGCAGTTAAGTAAAATCTTTCAGAGCGTGATAATAAGAAATTTCCAATTTGGAGATTCTGCCTGTGAAGTTGCAATTGGGATCTAAAGGAACTTTTACccattttgttattctttttgcTTGAAAGAAGCTTTTAGGGGTGAACATTATACTGCGAGTGAACTAATGGCACTACTATGCAGTGTGAACATTTACAAATCTCatcaaaaagatgaagaaggtATCTTTTTACAGACAATTTTGAAATAAGCCTGTGACCCTTTTGTGTGCCCAGAACAAAAGTTGAAAGTCTTTTAACTTTCTGGATTGACATGAATAATTTAGATTGAAATGTTTCCTTCTACAAATGAATATTATTCAGACAAATCAATAATTTAGAATGCCCAGAAATGGTGAGACGGTGAGAGAGTGAGTGTGGGAGAGAgtcagagagtgagagagacaaagagagcGAGCTGACGGAGGGCGGCGGAAATGGGGTCTCCGTCGATCTGGTGGAAGGCGTCTAAAATGGGGTTTCTGTCGATCTGGTGGAGGGCGGCGAGAGTGAGTGTGTGGGAGAGAgtcagagagtgagagagacagagagcaAGCTGGAGGTCGGCAGAAATGGTGAGAGTGAGAGTGTGAGGAAGCAACAGAGGAAGTAGGTAGCAAAATTGGGGGGAAAAGTAAggacaaatttgtaatttacCCTTAAAGTTGTCCACAAAGTTGTCTAACATTACGTTCGTGTAgcatttctcatatttttttgtatggtCACTATATTCATGCTTCaatcttttttttatcaatttttctttaatctttctcttttaactctttttattaaaatttcttTCATTCCCTTAAAGTCTCATTATAGGTGCGCCCATTAGTCTTCTTTTCAAGTCTGCCCAAActtatcttaattttatctGATGTATCTGTTAATGTTGTGTGACCTAATATTAGATTTGAATGATATTTAATGGACttattttaatgtattaattatatttttgtataattttataaaagataatatttttttcattcatattttttctaattatttatatgaatgagtttttAAATCTTATGTGtgagaattttattttcaaggtgttgagactgtgtgacaaGATTTTCTGGTagtaaaaatttttaaactattctTAGTTCTTAGATTTTTTGGATGGGGACTTCGATTAATTGAGTATGGAATAACATAAGGGTTACTACCTTGTTCGGTATGAGGATATTGGTGGGAAGATGGTGTGTCAAACGtcatatgatataatatatcgTTAGTAGACATGTGGATGGTCGTTAAGAAACGATTAGccaaatgtgatgccaatgactgaccacatggcttggtggataatggtcgagTCATTAGGTTGCGATAatgtgttgatccttagacttcaATCAACACTGTTGTTTTATGTACTGGTGTGTGGGATTTACTAATGAGTCGAATTATCTAATTGGGAGATGAGAACGTTCATTTATATGGTTCCGTATTATTGATATGTGGAGACAAGTGTTGGGAATATGATCTGTTGCCCTCGTCGATATTTGATCTGGTGAACGtactatgtgatctactattgatATGACAGGACAGTCCCTGACCAGGGCAGATTGAAAAATCAGGAAAGACGTTTTctaaggtgtcatctagtcacattaatgaggtttgACACATAGTAATTGAGTTTGTGAATTTGTCACTCTATGACTCTCGTTCAGTTGAGATGTTAgatgatggaaggattataataCATGGTAATCGTCAactataataggttcacttgaagtgaaaCTTCATTGTTATATATACTGTTCTGAACTGTTGTTAGGCGTTATTCAAGAACTCTTGGAATGTCATCAGGATTTGGAGAAGTTCTGATGATAGGTCAAGGGATTGATTGATACCGAAAATGATTTTGGTGTTATTTAATTGCTAGCAGGTAGTGAACTTAGAAAGTCATACATCATATAGTGTTACATTTGGTATTTATACCGTGTGTCAAATATGTCTCTGAAAATGGTTGGTTAAAAGTTAACCCTTGACCCCCATTGCCAATAGTGCATAGTAATAATGTATagtgtgaaatcaattattgatggTAGGCGACAGATTGTAAATAATGCACAGTGCATAATATATAGTGCATAATGTGAAATGCGGATTGCAAATAGtgcatagtgcatagtaatCATGCATAATTGAGGTGGGGTGGTGACAGAATCCaaattaaattggatttggagaaGAGAAAATTAAGGGGGTGAGGGAAAATTGTTTAAATAGGCAGAGGCAGGGCCTTTGGCCTCTTGCCTTTTCTTTTGACACTCTCTCCCTACTTtgctctctttttcttcttctgaaaaatcataaaattatatGTGTAATTGTTACGCGAATAATTTTGAGACGTGAACACCAGTGATACGCAGATCCTCTGTGCTTAGCACTAAAAGAGGTAATCGAAACGGTACCTTACtacatactaggtgtggacaaaCTAGGACTACCACAACGTAAGGTGGATACAGTCTCAGAACAAAATTATGTTCTGTACCCCAATCTTATATCGAACAgcaaatatgtatttatttatatattcaattattcaatatgCGTGTTGATTAAATACTCAAGTTTAGTATGACATGTATAATATATTCCGCTATATGTATCTAATACacgataaaaaaattatttttgcatGTACTACCATACTAATAATTTCCTTCAGTATCTTATTTTCCAGAAGCACCACTTCAACTTTATTATGGATAATTTCATTTCTAGGTTTGTCTATTAATTTTCTATTACTATATATCGATCCACCACAACACCTTTACTTACActtatattttgcacatattaATACTTAAATGTTCAAACATTAgccatcttatcttcaataagcactactttaaatttattatggataatttcatttctatttttctcttttcttgtaTAGGTGTATATCCATGATAATGTCTTTATCTTAGTTTTGTTGGTATTTTACACATATTAATACTTAAATgcctaatatttcaaaacataaaacaaagcTAGTTTTATAGTTTTCCAATATAACTTCTCTTTTTAGTTTGAAAGGATTTTACAATCCCATAAAATGTTAGTGCTCTTCTTGCGTGACCATATCAGATTGTCTATGCACATGACTGTGTGTGGGCTCatgttgattgattgattgtgGGGCTAATGAAAGATTATAATGGTTGATCACACGAACACAAGTGTTCAGATACATGcagaaatctctctctctctctcacgcgcGCGCGCATTCATTGGCCAAGTTATCAGCCTAAAGTTGCTTCTGATGTCCTCTTTGTATTGATTTAAGATGGTGAATAGACTTTAAACTAGAAATGAAGAGTCAATAATTTATTACTGTAGGATACGtgagaaacaaaacaaaaaagaaaaacaagacaaAGACAAAACTACAGGGAGCACCGGAATCATACAAAGGAAATGC is from Diospyros lotus cultivar Yz01 chromosome 2, ASM1463336v1, whole genome shotgun sequence and encodes:
- the LOC127794648 gene encoding uncharacterized protein LOC127794648, with product MNRDPPFAAADDLDGEDYSASGCSCFRLFCFGSGRDAVEGRGLLQPGGEQKESQRWVATKLREVKEASEMVAGPKWKNFIRRISKYFNKKYRNQFQYDPQSYALNFDDGVGEDDDDGYMFGYSSRFSAPFSGEQRRAAGL